A genomic segment from Odontesthes bonariensis isolate fOdoBon6 chromosome 8, fOdoBon6.hap1, whole genome shotgun sequence encodes:
- the psmc2 gene encoding 26S proteasome regulatory subunit 7 — protein MPDYLGDDQRKIKEEEKEDAPIRALDEGDIALLKTYGQSTYSRQIKQVEDDIQQLLKKINELTGIKESDTGLAPPALWDLAADKQTLQSEQPLQVARCTKIINADSEDPKYIINVKQFAKFVVDLSDQVAPTDIEEGMRVGVDRNKYQIHIPLPPKIDPTVTMMQVEEKPDVTYSDVGGCKEQIEKLREVVETPLLHPERFVNLGIEPPKGVLLFGPPGTGKTLCARAVANRTDACFIRVIGSELVQKYVGEGARMVRELFEMARTKKACLIFFDEIDAIGGARFDDGAGGDNEVQRTMLELINQLDGFDPRGNIKVLMATNRPDTLDPALMRPGRLDRKIEFSLPDLEGRTHIFKIHARSMSVERDIRFELLARLCPNSTGAEIRSVCTEAGMFAIRARRKIATEKDFLEAVNKVIKSYAKFSATPRYMTYN, from the exons ATGCCGGACTATTTGGGAGACGATCAAAGGAAGATAAAGGAAGAGGAAAAGGAAGATGCACCCATTAGAG CTTTGGATGAAGGGGACATCGCTCTGCTGAAAACATAC GGTCAAAGCACCTACTCCAGACAGATCAAACAAGTCGAAGATGACATTCAGCAGCTTCTTAAAAAGATCAACGAGCTGACAG GCATTAAAGAGTCAGACACAGGCCTGGCTCCACCAGCACTTTGGGATTTGGCTGCAGACAAGCAAACTCTGCAGAGTGAACAGCCATTACAGGTTGCAAG ATGCACAAAGATCATCAATGCAGACTCTGAAGATCCCAAATATATCATCAACGTCAAACAGTTTGCCAAGTTTGTGGTGGACCTGAGCGACCAGGTGGCTCCAACTGACATTGAGGAGGGCATGAGAGTTGG AGTTGATAGGAACAAGTATCAGATCCACATTCCTCTGCCTCCAAAGATTGATCCCACTGTCACCATGATGCAG GTGGAGGAGAAGCCTGATGTGACGTACAGTGATGTTGGTGGATGTAAGGAGCAGATTGAGAAGCTGAGAGAAGTGGTCGAAACCCCTCTGCTCCAC CCTGAGAGATTTGTCAATCTGGGTATCGAGCCGCCTAAAGGCGTGCTGCTGTTCGGCCCCCCTGGCACCGGAAAGACCCTGTGTGCTCGTGCTGTGGCCAACCGAACAGACGCCTGCTTCATCAGAGTCATCGGATCCGAGCTGGTGCAGAAATATGTTGGAGAG GGAGCCAGGATGGTGCGTGAGCTGTTTGAGATGGCCAGGACTAAGAAGGCCTGTCTGATCTTCTTTGATGAAATTGATGCCATTGGGG GTGCCCGTTTTGATGACGGTGCCGGCGGAGACAATGAGGTCCAGAGGACCATGCTGGAGCTGATCAATCAGCTGGACGGCTTTGACCCTCGAGGCAACATCAAAGTTCTGATGGCCACCAACAGGCCGGACACGCTGGACCCGGCCTTGATGAGACCGGGACGTCTGGACAGGAAGATTGAGTTCAGCCTGCCTGACCTGGAG GGTCGCACCCACATATTTAAGATCCATGCACGCTCCATGAGTGTGGAGAGAGATATTCGCTTTGAGCTTCTGGCTCGCCTCTGTCCCAACAGCACCG GTGCCGAGATCCGCAGTGTGTGCACCGAGGCGGGCATGTTTGCCATCAGAGCTCGTAGAAAGATCGCCACAGAGAAAGACTTCCTGGAGGCAGTAAACAAGGTCATCAAATCCTACGCCAAGTTCAGCGCCACCCCCAGATACATGACCTAcaactga
- the dnajc2 gene encoding dnaJ homolog subfamily C member 2, giving the protein MLLEAKDGEETVVFKAAAASVQVQVEPVGRWFEAYVRRRNRNVSASFQELEEEEESTEESEDEEFQLEEHPLLRTLDPKDWKNQDHYAVLGLPHLRYKATQKQIKAAHKAIVLKHHPDKRKAAGEQIVEGDNDYFTCITKAIEILSDPVKRRAFDSVDPTFDNTVPSKSEGKENFSEVFSPVFERNARWSSKKHVPKLGTTESSFEEVDNFYSFWYNFDSWREFSYLDEEEKEKAECRDERRWIEKQNRASRAQRKKEEMNRIRTLVDTAYSCDPRIKKFKEEEKARKESEKKAKVDAKKKEQEEKERARQAELDAARQAKEKEEEEARQAAQLVKKEKEIQKKAIKKERQKLRTTCKNWNYFADNENDGVKMLEEVEKLCDRLELTSLQSLNEILASGSKEDGKAAVEKQVQEVNAQLQKEKDAEVQARQAARSTEQASGGGGGGGGKGWNEEDLQLLIKAVNLFPAGTNARWEVIANYMNLHSTSGMKRTAKDVINKAKNLQRLDPLQKDEINRKAFEKFKKEHSSVPPSIDNAAPSERFDASGSEGNAAPWTTEEQKLLEQALKTYPVSTPERWEKIAAAVPGRSKKDCMKRYKELVEMVKAKKAAQEQVGTRKK; this is encoded by the exons ATGCTGTTAGAAGCGAAGGACGGTGAAGAAACGGTCGTCTTCAAAGCGGCTGCCG CATCTGTGCAGGTTCAGGTGGAGCCGGTGGGCCGATGGTTTGAGGCGTAcgtgaggaggaggaacagGAATGTGTCCGCCTCGTTccaagagctggaggaagaggaggagtcCACAGAGGAGTCGGAGGACGAGGAGTTTCAGCTCGAGGAGCACCCCTTGCTCCGAACTCTTGACCCTAAAGATTGGAAG AATCAAGATCACTATGCTGTCCTCGGGCTCCCACACTTGAGATACAAAgcaacacagaaacagatcaAAGCTGCCC ATAAAGCAATTGTGTTGAAGCACCATCCCGACAAAAGGAAAGCTGCAGGAGAACAGATTGTTGAAGGTGACAATGACTACTTCACCTGCATAACTAAAG CAATTGAAATCCTCTCGGACCCTGTAAAGAGGAGAGCCTTCGACAGCGTGGATCCCACCTTCGACAACACCGTGCCTTCCAAGAGCGAAGGCAAAGAAAACTTTTCCGAGGTGTTTTCTCCCGTTTTTGAGAGAAATGCCAGATGGTCTTCCAAAAAGCACGTGCCCAAACTTGGAACCACGGAGTCATCTTTTGAGGAAGTGGACAATTTTTACTCTTTTTG gTACAACTTTGATTCCTGGAGGGAATTCTCATATTTGGAtgaagaggaaaaggaaaaagctgAATG TCGAGATGAAAGGAGATGGATTGAAAAGCAAAACAGAGCCTCCAGAGCTCAGAGGAAGAAGGAGGAGATGAACAGAATACGCACACTAGTTG ATACGGCCTACAGCTGTGACCCTAGAATAAAGAAAttcaaggaagaagaaaaagcgAGGAAAGAGTCTGAGAAGAAAGCTAAAGTTGACGCCAAGAAGAAGGAGCAGGAAGAGAAGGAGAGG GCACGACAGGCGGAGCTGGACGCGGCACGACAGGCGAAAGagaaggaagaagaggaggccaGGCAGGCAGCCCAGCTGGtgaagaaagagaaggagatCCAGAAGAAGGCCATCAAGAAGGAGAGGCAGAAACTCAGGACCACCTGCAAG AACTGGAATTACTTTGCTGACAACGAGAACGACGGCGTGAAAATGTTGGAGGAAGTGGAGAAACTCTGTGACCGACTAGAACTGACCAG TCTGCAGTCCCTGAATGAAATCTTGGCCTCGGGCTCTAAAGAGGACGGCAAGGCGGCAGTTGAGAAACAG GTCCAGGAGGTGAACGCCCAACTGCAGAAGGAGAAGGACGCCGAGGTCCAGGCCAGACAGGCGGCTCGCAGCACCGAGCAGGccagtggaggaggaggaggcggaggggGGAAGGGCTGGAACGAGGAGGACCTCCAGCTACTCATCAAAGCAGTCAATCTCTTTCCTGCTGGAACCAACGCGAG ATGGGAAGTTATCGCCAATTACATGAACTTGCACTCCACCAGCGGCATGAAGAGGACAGCCAAAGATGTCATTAACAAAGCGAAGAACCTACAAAGACTCG ATCCTCTACAGAAAGACGAGATAAACAGAAAAGCTTTTGAGAAGTTCAAGAAGGAACACTCTTCGGTGCCGCCCTCCATCGACAATGCTGCGCCCTCCGAGAGATTCGATG CCTCTGGCAGCGAAGGTAACGCCGCCCCCTGGACCACGGAGGAACAGAAACTTCTGGAGCAAGCCCTCAAAACCTACCCGGTCAGCACTCCCGAGCGGTGGGAGAAGATAGCGGCCGCTGTCCCCGGACGAAGCAAAAAAGACTGTATGAAGAGGTACAAG GAGCTGGTGGAAATGGTTAAAGCAAAGAAAGCTGCTCAGGAGCAAGTGGGAACcagaaagaaatga
- the slc26a5 gene encoding prestin isoform X2 — MIGGVAVREAPDSMFLYSVNGSNVSVAVDEVARDARRVQVAVALTTMVGIIQIVFGILRFGFVAIYLTEPLVRGFTTAASVHVVISQLKYLLGVKTQRFSGPLSAIYSVKAVLGEITTTNVTTLPLGLSCIVFLYVVKVLNERYKKKLPIPIPGEIIVVIVSTSVSYGLSLSDDYKVDVVGNIPTGLSPPAVPELSLLPSLITDSFAVAIVGFSMGISLAKIFALKHGYSVEGNQELIALGLCNFISSFFQTFAITCSMSRSLVQESTGGKTQIAGLLASLVVLLVVVAIGFVFEPLPQTALAAIIMVNLLGMFKQFRDIPSLWRISKIELAIWLVAFVASVLLGLDYGLLVALAFALLSVIYRTQSPQISLLGHVPNTGLYYDVDEYEEASEYDGIKIFHSNSSVYFANSDLYVNALKEKTGVNPAQLQATRKAKKKQKQKANSNHNSPLKVCAKYEDETVTHEVLPQSHEVQEQRNGQLEDKRSESNSEEAIFLEPLGAVHSIILDWTNASFIDSVGAKAVKQVIREYAEVDVRVVIAGCNRSLVAELDTLQFFTGNMTTDMVFPTVHDAVLHCRHSNSSPPAAPDEMT; from the exons TGTCTTCGGTATTCTCAGGTTTGGCTTTGTGGCAATCTATCTCACAGAGCCTCTGGTGCGAGGCTTTACTACGGCGGCATCTGTGCACGTCGTCATCTCCCAGCTCAAGTACTTACTTGGGGTGAAAACGCAGCGTTTCTCTGGGCCCCTGTCTGCCATTTAT AGTGTCAAAGCAGTCCTCGGTGAGATCACCACAACAAACGTAACCACTCTGCCCCTTGGCCTTTCGTGCATCGTGTTCCTGTACGTTGTCAAAGTCCTCAACGAACGGTACAAGAAGAAGCTGCCCATTCCCATTCCTGGAGAGATTATCGTGGTTATTGTGTCAACCAGCGTCTCTTATGGTTTGTCCTTGTCAGATGACTACAAGGTGGACGTGGTTGGGAATATACCAACAGG GCTCAGCCCCCCTGCAGTCCCAGAGCTCTCTCTGTTACCCAGTTTGATCACGGACTCATTTGCCGTAGCGATTGTGGGATTCTCAATGGGCATCTCACTCGCCAAGATCTTTGCCCTGAAACACGGCTACAGCGTGGAAGGCAACCAG GAGCTGATCGCCCTTGGCCTGTGCAACTTCATCAGCTCTTTCTTCCAAACCTTTGCCATCACTTGCTCCATGTCAAGGAGCCTGGTGCAGGAGAGCActgggggaaaaacacag atcGCTGGGCTCCTGGCATCTCTCGtggtgctgctggtggtggTTGCCATCGGTTTCGTCTTTGAGCCGCTCCCTCAG ACAGCGCTGGCAGCCATCATCATGGTCAACTTGCTGGGGATGTTCAAGCAGTTCAGAGATATTCCCAGTCTGTGGAGGATCAGCAAGATCGAATTG GCCATCTGGCTGGTAGCCTTTGTCGCGTCCGTGCTGTTAGGTCTGGATTACGGCCTCCTTGTTGCCCTCGCGTTTGCCTTACTATCAGTCATCTACAGGACACAGAG cCCCCAAATTTCCCTTCTTGGCCACGTTCCCAACACAGGGCTGTACTATGATGTGGACGAGTATGAAGAG GCATCTGAATACGACGGGATTAAGATTTTCCACTCCAATTCCTCAGTCTACTTTGCCAACAGTGATCTTTATGTGAACGCCCTCAAGGAAAAG ACTGGCGTAAACCCTGCGCAGTTACAAGCAACCCGGAAAgccaaaaaaaagcagaagcaAAAGGCGAACAGTAACCACAACTCTCCGCTGAAGGTTTGCGCTAAG TACGAGGATGAGACTGTCACCCATGAGGTTTTGCCTCAGAGCCACGAGGTGCAGGAGCAGAGGAACGGCCAGTTGGAGGACAAACGCAGCGAGTCCAACTCCGAGGAGGCCATCTTCCTCGAGCCTCTCGGCGCCGTGCACTCCATCATCCTGGACTGGACAAATGCCAGCTTCATCGACTCTGTGGGAGCCAAAGCCGTTAAACag GTTATCAGAGAATATGCAGAAGTGGATGTTCGGGTGGTCATAGCTGGCTGCAACA GAAGCCTGGTGGCTGAGCTGGACACCTTACAGTTCTTCACTGGGAACATGACCACAGACATGGTTTTCCCCACTGTCCACGATGCTGTACTGCACTGTCGACACTCGAATTCCAGCCCGCCTGCCGCTCCAGATGAAATGACCTGA